A single Dunckerocampus dactyliophorus isolate RoL2022-P2 chromosome 2, RoL_Ddac_1.1, whole genome shotgun sequence DNA region contains:
- the cyth1b gene encoding cytohesin-1b isoform X3 yields the protein MVLKSEDGVVPDDLSPEERQELESIRRRKQELLQDIQRLKDEIAEVTNEIENLGLSEERKTMQRNKQMAIGRKKFNMDPKKGIRFLIDSSLLKNTSEDIARFLYKGEGLNKTAIGEYLGERDDFNIEVLHAFLQLHEFTDLNLVQALRQFLWSFRLPGEAQKIDRMMEAFAQRYCHCNPGVFQSTDTCYVLSFAVIMLNTSLHNPNVKDKPSVQRFTAMNRGINDGGDLPEELLRNLFESIKNEPFKIPEDDGNDLTHTFFNPDREGWLLKLGGRVKTWKRRWFILTDNCLYYFEFTTDKEPRGIIPLENLSIREVDDSKKPNCFELFIPDHRDQVIKACKTEADGRVVEGNHTFYRISAPTAEEKDEWINSIKAAISKDPFYEMLAARKKKVSSMKGV from the exons AGGCTGAAGGATGAGATAGCCGAAGTGACCAATGAGATTGAAAACCTGGGCCTGAGTGAAGAAAG GAAAACCATGCAGAGGAACAAACAGATGGCCATAGGCCGAAAGAAGTTCAACATGGACCCCAAAAAG GGGATCCGATTCCTGATTGACAGCTCCCTGCTTAAAAATACCAGCGAAGACATCGCACGGTTCCTCTACAAGGGCGAGGGCCTGAACAAGACGGCCATCGGCGAGTACCTGGGAGAGAG AGACGACTTCAACATCGAGGTGCTGCACGCCTTCCTGCAGCTGCACGAGTTCACCGACTTGAACCTGGTCCAGGCGCTCAGGCAGTTCCTGTGGAGCTTCCGTCTGCCAGGCGAAGCCCAGAAGATCGACCGCATGATGGAGGCGTTCGCCCAGCGCTACTGCCACTGCAACCCCGGAGTGTTCCAGAGCACCG ACACGTGTTACGTGCTGTCCTTCGCCGTCATCATGCTGAACACCAGCTTGCACAACCCCAATGTGAAGGACAAACCCTCCGTTCAGAGATTTACAGCGATGAACCGAGGGATTAACGACGGAGGAGACCTGCCAGAGGAGCTTCTCCGG AACCTGTTCGAAAGCATCAAGAATGAGCCCTTCAAGATCCCAGAGGATGACGGCAACGACCTCACGCACACCTTCTTCAATCCTGACCGAGAGGGCTGGCTGCTCAAACTCG GTGGCCGAGTGAAGACCTGGAAGAGGCGGTGGTTTATTCTCACAGACAACTGCCTTTATTACTTTGAATTTACAACT GACAAAGAACCCAGAGGGATTATCCCTCTGGAAAACCTGAGCATCAGAGAAGTGGACGACTCCAAGAAACCG AACTGCTTCGAGCTCTTCATCCCGGACCACAGAGATCAGGTGATCAAGGCCTGCAAGACGGAGGCGGACGGCCGCGTGGTGGAGGGCAACCACACCTTTTACAGAATCTCTGCCCCCACCGCCGAGGAGAAGGACGAGTGGATCAACAGCATCAA AGCCGCCATTAGCAAGGACCCCTTCTACGAGATGTTGGCCGCCCGCAAGAAGAAGGTTTCCTCCATGAAGGGCGTGTAG
- the cyth1b gene encoding cytohesin-1b isoform X4, translating to MQRNKQMAIGRKKFNMDPKKGIRFLIDSSLLKNTSEDIARFLYKGEGLNKTAIGEYLGERDDFNIEVLHAFLQLHEFTDLNLVQALRQFLWSFRLPGEAQKIDRMMEAFAQRYCHCNPGVFQSTDTCYVLSFAVIMLNTSLHNPNVKDKPSVQRFTAMNRGINDGGDLPEELLRNLFESIKNEPFKIPEDDGNDLTHTFFNPDREGWLLKLGGGRVKTWKRRWFILTDNCLYYFEFTTDKEPRGIIPLENLSIREVDDSKKPNCFELFIPDHRDQVIKACKTEADGRVVEGNHTFYRISAPTAEEKDEWINSIKAAISKDPFYEMLAARKKKVSSMKGV from the exons ATGCAGAGGAACAAACAGATGGCCATAGGCCGAAAGAAGTTCAACATGGACCCCAAAAAG GGGATCCGATTCCTGATTGACAGCTCCCTGCTTAAAAATACCAGCGAAGACATCGCACGGTTCCTCTACAAGGGCGAGGGCCTGAACAAGACGGCCATCGGCGAGTACCTGGGAGAGAG AGACGACTTCAACATCGAGGTGCTGCACGCCTTCCTGCAGCTGCACGAGTTCACCGACTTGAACCTGGTCCAGGCGCTCAGGCAGTTCCTGTGGAGCTTCCGTCTGCCAGGCGAAGCCCAGAAGATCGACCGCATGATGGAGGCGTTCGCCCAGCGCTACTGCCACTGCAACCCCGGAGTGTTCCAGAGCACCG ACACGTGTTACGTGCTGTCCTTCGCCGTCATCATGCTGAACACCAGCTTGCACAACCCCAATGTGAAGGACAAACCCTCCGTTCAGAGATTTACAGCGATGAACCGAGGGATTAACGACGGAGGAGACCTGCCAGAGGAGCTTCTCCGG AACCTGTTCGAAAGCATCAAGAATGAGCCCTTCAAGATCCCAGAGGATGACGGCAACGACCTCACGCACACCTTCTTCAATCCTGACCGAGAGGGCTGGCTGCTCAAACTCGG AGGTGGCCGAGTGAAGACCTGGAAGAGGCGGTGGTTTATTCTCACAGACAACTGCCTTTATTACTTTGAATTTACAACT GACAAAGAACCCAGAGGGATTATCCCTCTGGAAAACCTGAGCATCAGAGAAGTGGACGACTCCAAGAAACCG AACTGCTTCGAGCTCTTCATCCCGGACCACAGAGATCAGGTGATCAAGGCCTGCAAGACGGAGGCGGACGGCCGCGTGGTGGAGGGCAACCACACCTTTTACAGAATCTCTGCCCCCACCGCCGAGGAGAAGGACGAGTGGATCAACAGCATCAA AGCCGCCATTAGCAAGGACCCCTTCTACGAGATGTTGGCCGCCCGCAAGAAGAAGGTTTCCTCCATGAAGGGCGTGTAG